The Deinococcus sonorensis KR-87 genome includes a window with the following:
- a CDS encoding glycoside hydrolase family 2 protein, with protein sequence MLNTVRVLLSLLGLCLPLAQAKWAAAPAPLVTRWGKAVTPANVLGEYPRPQLVRRQWQNLNGLWSYAFAAVDAPRPQRWAGQILVPFPLESALSGVRRPLDERERLWYRRSFTVPAGWHGQRLMLNFGAADWDTVVWVNGHKVGEHTGGYDAFSFDVTDALSGTGPQELVVSVWDPGDSGGQPRGKQVREPHDIWYTSSSGLWQTVWLEPVPVAHIASLHMTPDIDRGRLVLRVDAPPGDRIHAVALAGSVVVAEASGPAGAPLTLQLKAPKLWSPSQPYLYRLTVELQHQGRATDRVSSYFGMRKISVGPDAQGRPRLLLNNRPLFQLGVLDQGFWPDGLYTAPSDAALRSDLETLKRLGFNTVRKHVKVEPERWYYWADKLGLLVWQDMPSGDETAEQGGPDISRLDGSATQFQRELTRLVTLHQNHPSIVMWVLFNEGWGQFDTARLTTLLVRLDPTRLVDSASGWNDREVGNVLDWHRYPGPEAPPATSGRAAVLGEFGGLGLPLPGHTWQAQANWGYRTYSDRAALTGAYTGLITRLEPLVRQGLSAAIYTQTTDVEIEVNGLLTYDRALLKMNERQVRAAHDRLFKVASQVR encoded by the coding sequence ATGTTGAACACCGTGCGGGTGCTGCTGTCGTTGCTGGGGCTGTGTCTGCCGCTCGCGCAGGCGAAGTGGGCGGCCGCGCCCGCCCCGCTGGTCACTCGCTGGGGAAAGGCGGTGACCCCGGCCAATGTGCTGGGCGAGTACCCGCGGCCGCAGCTGGTACGCCGGCAGTGGCAGAACCTCAACGGCCTGTGGTCATACGCCTTTGCAGCGGTGGACGCCCCCCGCCCGCAGCGCTGGGCCGGACAGATCCTGGTGCCGTTTCCGCTGGAGTCGGCGCTGTCGGGGGTCCGGCGGCCGCTCGATGAACGGGAGCGCCTGTGGTACCGCCGGTCCTTCACGGTGCCGGCCGGCTGGCACGGGCAACGCCTGATGCTGAATTTCGGCGCGGCCGACTGGGACACCGTGGTCTGGGTCAACGGCCATAAGGTGGGCGAGCATACCGGCGGGTACGATGCGTTCTCGTTCGACGTCACGGACGCCCTGAGCGGCACGGGCCCCCAGGAGCTGGTGGTGAGCGTCTGGGACCCCGGCGATTCCGGTGGGCAGCCGCGCGGCAAACAGGTGCGTGAGCCGCACGACATCTGGTACACCTCCAGCAGCGGCCTGTGGCAGACGGTGTGGCTAGAGCCGGTCCCGGTGGCCCACATTGCTTCGCTTCACATGACCCCGGACATTGACCGCGGCCGGCTGGTGCTGCGGGTGGACGCGCCGCCGGGGGACCGGATTCACGCGGTCGCGCTGGCCGGGAGCGTGGTGGTGGCCGAGGCGAGCGGCCCGGCCGGCGCGCCGCTGACGCTCCAGCTGAAGGCGCCGAAGCTGTGGTCGCCCAGCCAGCCGTACCTCTACCGGCTGACCGTGGAATTGCAGCACCAGGGACGCGCGACCGACCGCGTCTCCAGTTACTTCGGCATGCGCAAGATCTCCGTGGGGCCGGATGCCCAGGGGAGACCGCGTCTGCTGCTGAACAATCGCCCGCTGTTTCAGCTGGGCGTCCTGGACCAGGGCTTCTGGCCGGACGGCCTGTACACTGCCCCCAGCGACGCCGCGCTCCGCTCGGACCTGGAGACGCTCAAACGCCTGGGGTTCAACACGGTGCGCAAACACGTCAAGGTCGAGCCCGAACGCTGGTACTACTGGGCCGACAAGCTCGGGCTGCTGGTGTGGCAGGACATGCCGAGCGGCGACGAGACCGCCGAGCAGGGCGGCCCGGACATCTCGCGGCTCGACGGCTCGGCCACCCAGTTTCAGCGGGAGCTCACCCGGCTGGTGACGCTCCACCAGAATCACCCGTCCATCGTGATGTGGGTGCTGTTCAACGAAGGTTGGGGGCAGTTCGACACCGCTCGCCTCACCACGCTGCTCGTGCGGCTTGATCCGACCCGCCTGGTGGACAGTGCCAGCGGCTGGAACGACCGGGAGGTCGGCAATGTGCTCGACTGGCACCGCTATCCCGGCCCCGAAGCGCCGCCGGCCACTTCAGGCCGCGCTGCGGTGCTCGGCGAGTTCGGCGGGCTGGGCCTCCCGCTGCCGGGGCACACCTGGCAGGCCCAGGCCAACTGGGGCTACCGCACCTACAGCGACCGGGCGGCCCTGACCGGCGCCTACACCGGCCTGATCACCCGGCTGGAGCCGCTGGTCCGGCAGGGCCTGAGCGCGGCCATCTACACCCAGACGACCGACGTCGAGATCGAGGTCAACGGCCTGCTGACCTACGACCGCGCGCTGCTGAAGATGAATGAACGGCAGGTCCGGGCCGCGCACGACCGCCTCTTCAAGGTCGCCAGTCAGGTCCGGTAG
- a CDS encoding lactate 2-monooxygenase, whose protein sequence is MPRPATGRQRQGEIFVQGLGGRRPLVPTAPAPLEAAAQRHLSEVAFAYVAGSAGAERTTRANLAAFERTKLVPRRLVGSHARDLSVTLLGHTYRSPLLLAPIGVLELAHPQADLAVARAAHAEGIPYVLSSQASYPMEQVAAAMNGTPHWFQLYWGTDDGVTRSFVQRAERTGAQAIVVTLDTTLLGWRPRDLDLGSLPFLRAQGIAQYLSDPVFRSRLNVPVAPAGGSPPRSPALLRVALQHLAKARTFDLSSTQIREACARFVATYTNPALGWDDLARLREWTRLPILLKGIMHPEDAREAARRGLDGLVVSNHGGRQIDGEQATLDALPAVVEAAGDLPVLVDSGIRTGSDIAKALALGARAVLLGRPYMYGLGIAGEAGVREVIRNVIAEFDLTLGLLGVRSARALDASVLAPGETGQPKDRDTNTPMESSRGD, encoded by the coding sequence ATGCCACGACCTGCCACCGGCCGTCAGCGCCAGGGAGAAATCTTTGTTCAGGGGTTGGGGGGCCGCCGGCCCCTGGTCCCCACCGCCCCCGCCCCGCTGGAAGCCGCCGCGCAGCGGCACCTGAGCGAGGTGGCGTTCGCGTATGTTGCGGGCAGCGCCGGGGCTGAGCGCACCACGCGGGCCAACCTCGCCGCCTTCGAACGCACGAAGCTGGTTCCCAGGCGCCTGGTGGGCAGCCACGCCCGCGACCTGAGCGTCACCCTGCTGGGCCACACCTACCGTTCGCCGCTGCTGCTCGCCCCGATCGGCGTGCTGGAACTCGCCCACCCCCAGGCGGACCTCGCGGTGGCGCGCGCTGCTCACGCGGAGGGGATTCCCTACGTGCTGAGTTCCCAGGCGTCCTACCCGATGGAACAGGTCGCGGCCGCCATGAACGGCACGCCGCACTGGTTCCAGCTGTACTGGGGCACCGACGACGGCGTCACCCGGTCGTTCGTCCAACGGGCCGAGCGCACCGGCGCGCAGGCCATCGTCGTCACGCTGGACACCACCCTGCTGGGCTGGCGACCGCGCGACCTGGACCTCGGCTCGCTGCCGTTCCTGCGCGCCCAGGGCATCGCGCAGTACCTGTCCGACCCGGTGTTTCGGTCACGCCTGAACGTGCCGGTCGCTCCGGCCGGCGGGTCTCCCCCGCGCTCCCCGGCCCTGCTGCGCGTGGCGCTGCAGCACCTGGCCAAAGCGCGCACCTTCGACCTGAGCAGCACCCAGATCCGCGAGGCCTGTGCCCGGTTCGTCGCGACGTACACCAATCCAGCCCTCGGATGGGACGACCTCGCCCGGCTGCGCGAGTGGACCCGCCTGCCGATCCTGCTCAAGGGCATCATGCATCCCGAGGACGCCCGCGAGGCCGCGCGCCGGGGGCTGGACGGCCTGGTCGTCTCGAATCACGGCGGCCGGCAGATCGACGGCGAGCAGGCCACGCTGGACGCCCTCCCGGCGGTGGTGGAGGCCGCCGGGGACCTGCCGGTGCTGGTCGACAGTGGGATCCGGACCGGCTCGGACATCGCCAAGGCGCTCGCCCTTGGGGCGCGGGCCGTGCTGCTCGGCCGGCCCTACATGTACGGGTTGGGCATCGCCGGGGAGGCCGGCGTGCGCGAGGTCATCCGGAACGTGATCGCGGAATTCGACCTGACGCTGGGCCTGCTGGGCGTGCGCAGCGCGCGGGCGCTGGACGCCAGCGTCCTGGCCCCAGGGGAAACAGGCCAACCGAAGGACCGGGACACGAACACGCCGATGGAGTCCAGCCGAGGAGATTGA
- a CDS encoding TetR/AcrR family transcriptional regulator: MTGAPTTRDRILDVAQQLVQQRGFSSVAYRDISTALGIRNASIHHHFPSKTDLGTALVQRYRRQIETQLTHLSDTEPSPLQRLRAYLTGYQGVVHEDGRICLCTQLTSEDCILPAAIQQELDAFFTFSEEWLTRALAEGQQQGELQFSGSATDTAQVLLATVEGAMLMARATRSPHRFQHVTQHALTALCLPRSL, from the coding sequence GTGACCGGTGCCCCCACCACCCGCGACCGCATTCTGGATGTGGCGCAACAGCTCGTTCAGCAGCGCGGCTTCTCGTCCGTCGCGTACCGCGACATCAGCACCGCTCTTGGGATCCGCAACGCCAGCATCCACCACCATTTTCCCAGCAAGACCGACCTGGGCACGGCCCTGGTCCAGCGTTACCGCCGGCAGATCGAAACGCAGCTCACCCATCTGAGCGACACCGAGCCCTCGCCCCTCCAGCGTCTGCGCGCGTACCTCACTGGCTATCAGGGCGTCGTCCACGAGGACGGCCGCATCTGCCTGTGCACGCAGCTGACCTCGGAGGACTGCATCCTGCCCGCCGCCATTCAGCAGGAACTCGACGCGTTCTTCACCTTCAGCGAAGAGTGGTTGACCCGCGCGCTGGCCGAGGGCCAGCAGCAGGGGGAACTGCAGTTCAGCGGCTCCGCCACCGACACCGCCCAGGTGCTGCTCGCCACCGTCGAAGGGGCCATGTTGATGGCCCGAGCCACCCGCAGCCCGCACCGGTTCCAGCACGTCACCCAGCACGCCCTCACCGCCCTCTGCCTTCCCAGGAGTCTCTGA
- a CDS encoding isocitrate lyase/PEP mutase family protein: MPQTTADHARRLLDLHTQPEILVLPNVWDVVSAQVVAATPGVQALATASHSIASTFGYPDGERIPLELHLDMVRRIVEAVSLPVSMDFEAGYGHPGDTARRAIEIGVAGGNLEDGMRPLGEAVAAVQAVMEAGRAAGVDFVLNARTDAALRATPEQSRTQVIREVITRGQAFLEAGAPVVFVPGLIAREEIQEVSDALGQRKLTVISVPGVSLPARELQRLGVARVSTGPFTQRVALTALQDAAADILGGGTLPATTRPLN; encoded by the coding sequence ATGCCCCAGACCACCGCTGACCACGCCCGCCGCCTGCTCGACCTGCACACCCAGCCGGAGATTCTGGTCCTGCCGAACGTCTGGGACGTCGTGTCCGCCCAGGTGGTCGCGGCCACGCCCGGTGTTCAGGCGCTCGCCACGGCCAGCCACTCCATCGCCTCGACCTTCGGCTACCCCGACGGGGAGCGGATCCCGCTGGAGCTGCACCTGGACATGGTCCGCCGGATCGTCGAAGCGGTGTCGCTCCCGGTGTCGATGGACTTCGAGGCCGGCTACGGCCATCCGGGCGACACGGCCCGCCGCGCCATCGAGATCGGCGTGGCCGGCGGCAACCTGGAGGACGGCATGCGCCCCCTAGGGGAAGCGGTGGCCGCCGTGCAGGCGGTCATGGAGGCGGGCCGGGCGGCCGGCGTCGACTTCGTCCTCAACGCCCGCACCGACGCCGCGCTGCGGGCCACGCCCGAGCAGTCGCGCACCCAGGTCATCCGGGAAGTGATCACCCGCGGCCAGGCGTTCCTGGAGGCCGGCGCGCCGGTGGTCTTCGTGCCTGGGCTGATCGCCCGCGAGGAGATTCAGGAGGTGAGTGACGCCCTGGGACAGCGGAAGCTGACGGTGATCAGTGTGCCGGGCGTCAGCCTCCCGGCCCGTGAGCTGCAACGGCTGGGCGTGGCCCGCGTGTCAACCGGCCCCTTCACGCAGCGCGTGGCCCTGACCGCCCTGCAGGACGCGGCCGCGGACATCCTCGGCGGCGGCACCCTGCCCGCCACCACCCGGCCCCTGAACTGA
- a CDS encoding alpha/beta fold hydrolase yields the protein MPTIQTKHAHAPQTELYYETYGEGRPVVLIHGWPLSGRMWEPQIDALRHAGYQVTAYDRRGFGQSGKTNGGYTYDVFAADLHDLIEALGLNDVTLVGFSMGGGEVSRYAGLYGTQYLHSAALISSVAPYLLKTDDNPGGGLTEADVEGMVQQVADNRPQYLAAFTKNFLNWDQGDTAQMLGDEFLAFTASLYFQASPVATQACVQAFGTTDFRADLARLTVPLLVVHGDSDRIVPLEVSGQRVPQYQAGAELHVMKGAPHGLNATHPEAFNALLLDFLAR from the coding sequence ATGCCCACCATTCAGACGAAGCACGCCCACGCGCCCCAGACCGAGCTGTACTACGAGACGTACGGGGAGGGCCGCCCCGTCGTGCTGATCCACGGCTGGCCCCTGTCGGGCCGGATGTGGGAGCCGCAGATCGATGCGCTGCGCCACGCCGGGTATCAGGTGACCGCCTACGACCGCCGCGGGTTCGGGCAGAGCGGCAAGACCAACGGCGGGTACACCTACGACGTGTTCGCCGCCGACCTGCATGACCTGATCGAGGCGCTGGGCCTGAACGACGTCACCCTGGTGGGCTTCTCGATGGGCGGCGGGGAGGTCAGCCGCTACGCGGGCCTGTACGGCACCCAGTACCTGCACAGCGCCGCGCTGATCTCCTCGGTGGCCCCGTACCTGCTGAAGACCGACGACAACCCCGGCGGCGGCCTGACCGAAGCGGACGTGGAGGGCATGGTGCAGCAGGTCGCGGACAACCGCCCGCAGTACCTGGCCGCGTTCACGAAGAACTTCCTGAACTGGGATCAGGGCGACACCGCCCAGATGCTCGGCGACGAGTTCCTGGCCTTCACGGCGTCCCTGTACTTCCAGGCCTCCCCGGTCGCCACCCAGGCGTGCGTGCAGGCGTTCGGGACGACGGATTTCCGCGCGGACCTCGCCCGGCTGACGGTCCCGCTGCTGGTGGTGCACGGGGACAGTGACCGGATCGTGCCGCTGGAGGTCAGCGGCCAGCGCGTGCCGCAGTACCAGGCGGGTGCGGAGCTGCACGTGATGAAGGGCGCGCCACACGGCCTGAACGCCACGCACCCCGAAGCCTTCAACGCGCTGCTGCTGGACTTCCTGGCGCGCTGA
- a CDS encoding P1 family peptidase codes for MPNPRDLGLPFRGHPGPHNAITDVPGVEVGHVTLISGEGAAAVRTGVSAILPGGRDPRRSQVPAGWFSLNGNGEMTGTAWIEESGWLTGPVLLTNTNSVGVVRDAVVAWGQRQGWDALWSLPVVAETYDGFLNDIGGFHVTAEHAFEALDTATGGPVLQGNVGGGTGMIVSGFKGGIGTASRVLDVPVPCTVGVLVQANFGAREDLMLLGVPIGLDVPDHLPQRGPAERDGSIIIVVGTDAPLLPHQLKRLARRAGLGLARTGSVAHNGSGDLFLAFSTVVPRVEAGIEHWSALPQASLDPLFRATVEATEEAIVNALFAAQTMTGLHGRTVHALPQDRTLDLMRKYGRLK; via the coding sequence ATGCCCAATCCCCGAGACCTCGGCCTGCCGTTCCGGGGGCACCCCGGCCCCCACAACGCCATCACGGACGTGCCCGGCGTCGAGGTGGGCCACGTCACGCTGATCTCCGGTGAGGGAGCCGCGGCCGTGCGGACGGGCGTGAGCGCCATCCTGCCGGGCGGCCGCGACCCGCGGCGGTCCCAGGTGCCGGCGGGCTGGTTCTCCCTGAACGGCAACGGGGAAATGACCGGCACCGCCTGGATCGAGGAGTCCGGCTGGCTGACCGGCCCGGTGCTGCTGACCAACACGAATTCGGTGGGCGTGGTCCGCGACGCCGTGGTCGCCTGGGGCCAGCGGCAGGGGTGGGACGCGCTGTGGAGCCTGCCGGTGGTGGCCGAGACCTACGACGGCTTCCTGAATGACATCGGCGGCTTCCACGTCACGGCCGAGCACGCTTTCGAGGCGCTGGACACGGCCACCGGTGGTCCCGTGCTGCAGGGGAATGTGGGGGGCGGCACCGGCATGATCGTCTCGGGCTTCAAAGGCGGCATCGGGACGGCGTCGCGGGTGTTGGACGTGCCCGTCCCCTGCACGGTCGGCGTGCTGGTGCAGGCGAATTTTGGGGCGCGCGAGGACCTGATGCTGCTGGGCGTGCCCATCGGTCTGGACGTGCCCGACCACCTGCCCCAGCGTGGTCCTGCGGAGCGTGACGGGTCGATCATCATCGTGGTGGGCACCGACGCGCCACTGTTGCCGCACCAGCTCAAGCGCCTCGCCCGCCGCGCCGGGCTGGGGCTGGCCCGCACCGGCAGCGTGGCGCACAACGGCTCCGGCGACCTGTTCCTGGCGTTCTCGACCGTGGTGCCGCGGGTCGAAGCGGGCATCGAGCACTGGTCGGCGCTGCCCCAGGCCAGTCTGGATCCCCTGTTCAGGGCGACGGTCGAAGCCACCGAGGAAGCCATCGTCAATGCGCTGTTCGCCGCACAGACCATGACGGGCCTGCATGGCCGGACCGTCCACGCGCTGCCCCAGGACCGCACCCTGGACCTGATGCGCAAGTACGGCCGGCTGAAGTAG
- a CDS encoding DUF7010 family protein: MILAAILILSLLMTAWAVTRFSSRRRGFSGTSDRAAGNRVRKGFIVVNIVQWSSIGVAVLLLALTNHPSWILPCVILVTGLHFFPLAHLFRYRGYTLTAAALIVVALLCMLFGSDGRSVGLSLLATGAILWASAVALLAAM, from the coding sequence TTGATCCTGGCCGCCATCCTGATCCTGAGTCTCCTGATGACGGCATGGGCCGTGACGCGCTTCTCCTCGCGCCGCCGCGGATTCTCAGGGACGAGCGACAGGGCCGCAGGCAACAGGGTCCGCAAAGGGTTCATCGTTGTCAACATCGTGCAGTGGTCGAGCATCGGCGTCGCCGTGTTGCTGCTGGCCTTGACGAACCATCCGTCCTGGATCCTGCCCTGCGTCATCCTGGTCACCGGGCTTCATTTCTTCCCACTGGCGCACCTCTTCCGCTACCGGGGCTACACCCTGACCGCAGCGGCTCTGATCGTGGTCGCGCTGCTGTGCATGCTGTTCGGCAGCGATGGCCGCAGTGTGGGGCTGAGCTTGTTGGCCACCGGCGCCATCCTGTGGGCGAGTGCGGTTGCCCTCTTAGCGGCCATGTGA
- a CDS encoding alpha/beta fold hydrolase, with amino-acid sequence MTHSDPVTAGWTRDTCEANGIHLHYLRTGGDKPPLIALHGLSGSGACWTPVARALENDFDVIMPDARGHGRSSAPPGGYAYRDHARDVLGLIEALALTDPVLLGHSMGGMTAAVVASQLGSAVRGVVLADPTFISPEWQREVYESDVAEQHQQLLGEERSVVLAQTRQRHPQRSEEMIELLTEARFQTRVQAFEVLVPPNPEYHELVRSIRAPMLLVMGSRGVVSLDTAQNLQALNPLLRSDLMADVGHGLPYDQPEQLARLVQSFVGPRVADESGT; translated from the coding sequence ATGACGCACAGCGATCCGGTCACGGCAGGATGGACCCGCGACACCTGTGAAGCGAACGGAATCCACCTCCACTATTTGAGAACGGGCGGGGACAAGCCCCCTCTGATCGCGCTGCATGGCTTGAGCGGCAGTGGGGCCTGCTGGACGCCGGTGGCGCGCGCCCTAGAGAACGACTTTGACGTGATCATGCCCGACGCTCGGGGGCACGGAAGGTCGAGCGCCCCGCCGGGCGGGTACGCCTACCGCGACCATGCCCGCGACGTCCTGGGCCTCATTGAAGCCCTGGCGCTGACTGATCCGGTGCTGCTCGGCCATTCGATGGGCGGAATGACCGCCGCGGTAGTGGCGAGCCAGCTCGGGTCGGCCGTCCGGGGCGTCGTGCTGGCGGACCCGACGTTCATCAGTCCCGAGTGGCAGCGCGAGGTGTACGAGAGCGACGTAGCCGAGCAACATCAGCAGCTCCTGGGTGAGGAAAGAAGCGTCGTGCTGGCCCAGACCCGGCAGCGGCACCCCCAGCGTTCAGAAGAAATGATCGAGTTGCTGACCGAGGCCAGGTTTCAGACGCGCGTCCAGGCGTTTGAGGTGCTGGTCCCTCCCAACCCCGAGTACCACGAGCTGGTCCGCAGCATCCGCGCACCTATGCTGCTGGTCATGGGGAGCCGGGGGGTGGTCTCGCTGGACACCGCTCAGAACCTGCAGGCCCTGAATCCGCTGCTCCGTTCCGACCTGATGGCGGACGTCGGCCATGGGCTCCCCTATGACCAGCCGGAACAGCTGGCCCGGCTGGTCCAGTCCTTCGTCGGGCCGCGGGTCGCGGATGAATCCGGGACTTAA
- a CDS encoding PAS domain-containing sensor histidine kinase, which translates to MTEFDGSFAFDRLFPGDGEMSVRMRAFDWNASPLGPPHGWPAELRTYVNLMLTSRQPMYLAWTHQLIALYNDAYRPILGDDKHPAALGSRTADIFGQDGYPGLKPVFDAALQGGDSVMFENLLVPLVRHGYMEECYFDVSYSPVSVAGQVQGVFCSVTETTERVLAARRTRTLADLTAALLSAGDPQQVIRTVLDVARANPQDLPAVLLHRPAADGTMTLAGSAGLSPADAAPFRRAPEAWGVAQGAQVLDVAPLPTSAWPEPVRQLVLQPLTTPDQSQRLGLLLLGVNPRRELNQAAWDFLNLFSGQVAAALHAAELTRHLQERNAELDARTRALEGFAELTRDLILETDPYALIQTAQRLVGDLLPGSATVYYEPEGDRWQLKLRTGEVHDPALEQVIQAGVPLEQARNLTIPWHSGAPYYQDVYDPATDSQPLATRTVASTATIPVVVSGTVRGVLGVMLFDQRRWTAADKAVLQSVEGSLNLSLQRAQSLEKIDAQHRSISKVNEELEAFAHSVSHDLRTPVRHIKGFNALLRRALGTPIAPGVDRYLTVVSEAADHMDTLIDALLDLSQSSRKPLQLGLVDLGLLVEHARKELEMDALDRRIVWSIHPLPMVQGDADLLRQVLQNLLGNAVKYTRKRSEAHIEVWAEEHSGDVAVWVRDNGAGFDARYVDRLFGVFQRLHRSDEFEGTGIGLANVRRIVERHGGTVTATGTLGEGATFGFRLPRT; encoded by the coding sequence ATGACTGAGTTCGACGGTTCATTCGCGTTCGATCGACTGTTTCCTGGTGATGGGGAAATGAGCGTGCGGATGCGTGCGTTCGACTGGAACGCCTCGCCCCTGGGACCGCCTCACGGCTGGCCGGCCGAACTCCGCACCTACGTGAACCTGATGCTCACGTCCAGGCAGCCGATGTACCTGGCCTGGACCCATCAGCTGATCGCGCTGTACAACGACGCCTACCGGCCCATCCTCGGTGACGACAAGCATCCCGCCGCGCTGGGGTCCCGCACCGCCGACATCTTCGGGCAGGACGGGTACCCTGGCCTCAAGCCGGTCTTCGACGCCGCGCTGCAGGGGGGTGACAGCGTCATGTTCGAGAACCTTCTGGTGCCGCTCGTGCGACACGGGTACATGGAGGAGTGCTACTTCGACGTGAGTTACAGCCCCGTCTCCGTTGCCGGACAGGTGCAGGGCGTGTTCTGCTCGGTCACCGAGACGACCGAGCGGGTCCTGGCGGCCCGGCGCACCCGGACGCTCGCCGACCTCACCGCCGCCCTGCTGAGCGCCGGCGATCCGCAGCAGGTGATCCGGACGGTCCTGGACGTGGCGCGGGCCAACCCCCAGGACCTCCCGGCGGTGCTGCTGCACCGCCCTGCGGCAGACGGCACGATGACGCTGGCCGGGTCGGCCGGGTTGAGCCCAGCGGACGCGGCACCCTTCCGCCGCGCGCCGGAGGCCTGGGGAGTGGCGCAGGGCGCCCAGGTGCTGGATGTGGCGCCGCTGCCGACCTCCGCGTGGCCAGAACCGGTTCGCCAGCTGGTGCTGCAGCCGCTCACGACGCCGGACCAGTCGCAGCGGCTCGGGCTGCTGCTCCTCGGGGTCAACCCGCGGCGTGAACTCAACCAGGCCGCCTGGGATTTCCTGAACCTGTTCAGCGGGCAGGTGGCGGCGGCGCTCCACGCGGCTGAGCTCACCCGGCACCTGCAGGAACGCAATGCCGAACTCGACGCCCGGACCAGGGCGCTGGAAGGGTTCGCGGAGCTGACGCGTGACCTGATCCTGGAAACCGATCCCTACGCCCTGATTCAGACGGCCCAGCGCCTGGTGGGGGATCTGCTGCCGGGCAGCGCCACGGTGTACTACGAGCCCGAAGGCGACCGGTGGCAGTTGAAACTGCGGACCGGTGAAGTCCACGACCCGGCGCTCGAGCAGGTGATTCAGGCGGGGGTGCCGCTGGAGCAGGCACGGAACCTCACGATTCCCTGGCACAGCGGCGCGCCGTATTACCAGGACGTGTATGACCCGGCCACCGACAGCCAGCCGCTCGCCACGCGGACGGTCGCCAGCACCGCCACCATCCCGGTGGTGGTCAGCGGAACGGTTCGGGGGGTGCTCGGCGTCATGCTGTTCGACCAGCGCCGATGGACGGCGGCGGACAAGGCCGTGCTGCAATCGGTGGAAGGCAGTTTGAACCTGTCGCTGCAGCGGGCCCAGAGCCTGGAAAAGATCGACGCGCAGCACCGCTCCATCAGCAAAGTCAATGAGGAACTCGAAGCGTTCGCGCACTCGGTGAGTCATGACCTGCGGACCCCCGTGCGCCACATCAAAGGCTTCAACGCCCTGTTGCGCCGCGCGTTGGGGACCCCCATCGCCCCAGGGGTGGACCGCTACCTCACGGTGGTCAGCGAGGCGGCCGACCACATGGACACCCTGATCGACGCGCTGCTGGACCTCTCGCAGTCGTCCAGAAAACCCCTTCAGCTGGGGCTGGTGGACCTGGGGCTGCTGGTGGAGCATGCCCGCAAGGAACTGGAAATGGACGCGCTGGACCGGCGGATCGTGTGGAGCATCCACCCGCTGCCGATGGTGCAGGGCGACGCGGACCTGCTGCGACAGGTGCTGCAGAACCTGCTCGGCAACGCGGTCAAATACACCCGGAAGCGCAGCGAGGCGCACATCGAAGTCTGGGCTGAGGAGCACAGCGGCGACGTGGCCGTGTGGGTGCGGGACAATGGGGCGGGCTTTGATGCCCGGTACGTCGACCGGCTGTTCGGGGTGTTCCAGCGGCTGCATCGCAGCGACGAGTTCGAAGGCACCGGGATTGGCCTGGCCAACGTCCGGCGAATCGTGGAACGTCACGGCGGCACGGTGACGGCCACCGGAACGCTGGGGGAGGGCGCCACCTTCGGGTTTCGCCTCCCCCGCACCTGA
- a CDS encoding HAD family hydrolase, protein MDPEPLSRPLLVLDLDEALWLGQEDPGAPAGVRFRLRPHLGTFLERALQSYDLAVWTAATEDWMMAGLAAINEATGIDVASRAFFLWHRTRCTPTRNEWGELEWHKPARKFKARWIQRRYPQGRILVIDDRASNYATGYGHLVKVSEWQGDPQDEELLLLAEYLTLIAGVPNFRCLEKRGWRSQVKARL, encoded by the coding sequence GTGGACCCCGAGCCCCTGAGCCGCCCCCTGCTGGTGCTGGACCTGGACGAGGCCCTGTGGCTTGGCCAGGAGGATCCGGGTGCGCCCGCCGGCGTGCGCTTTCGGCTGCGTCCTCATCTCGGCACGTTCCTCGAACGCGCCCTGCAGTCGTACGATCTGGCCGTGTGGACGGCGGCCACCGAAGACTGGATGATGGCCGGTCTCGCCGCCATCAACGAAGCGACCGGGATCGATGTCGCCTCCAGGGCGTTCTTCCTGTGGCACCGGACCCGCTGTACGCCCACCCGGAATGAGTGGGGCGAGTTGGAGTGGCACAAGCCCGCCAGGAAATTCAAAGCCCGCTGGATTCAGCGCCGTTATCCGCAAGGCCGCATTCTGGTGATCGACGACCGGGCGTCGAATTATGCCACCGGCTACGGGCACCTTGTGAAGGTGTCGGAATGGCAGGGCGATCCGCAGGACGAGGAACTGCTGCTGCTGGCCGAGTACCTCACGCTGATCGCTGGCGTCCCCAACTTCCGCTGCCTCGAGAAACGCGGCTGGCGCTCCCAGGTGAAGGCCAGGTTGTGA